The sequence below is a genomic window from Desulfobulbus oligotrophicus.
CAGGTAACCTGTTTTATTCTGCTTTTCTACAGCAGTGCATATGGCTGGGCTCGTTTGAGCCACTCACTGTCCGGATAATTGTCTTTGAGGAATTGATAGGCTTCTTTGAGAGGAGCAGGATTGTTCGTGGCCTTATATCTGCTGACTCCCAGATGAAAGGCAGCCTCAGGCGCGGCTGAACTCTGAGGATGATCCTTGATCACTTTCTCCAGCAGAGTGATAGCAGATTCAAAGTTCTGCAGGTCAAAAGCGGTCTTGGCCTGACCCACTATCAGAAAGGGGATAAACTCTTCAGGCGGCAGAAAGCCTACACCGCGATGGTGCTCTTTGCCGGTCTCGTCCAATATTACTATGGTAGGCGTCCAGGTAATATTGAAGTCAACGGCTTCTGGTTTGGCGTTAAAAGGTAGTTGTACGGGAATGAAGTTTTGGGTGGTATAATCGCTGACTGCGGCGTTAGGGTACGTAACTGCACCCATT
It includes:
- a CDS encoding tetratricopeptide repeat protein; this encodes MGAVTYPNAAVSDYTTQNFIPVQLPFNAKPEAVDFNITWTPTIVILDETGKEHHRGVGFLPPEEFIPFLIVGQAKTAFDLQNFESAITLLEKVIKDHPQSSAAPEAAFHLGVSRYKATNNPAPLKEAYQFLKDNYPDSEWLKRAQPYALL